One genomic region from Lacerta agilis isolate rLacAgi1 chromosome 13, rLacAgi1.pri, whole genome shotgun sequence encodes:
- the CARHSP1 gene encoding calcium-regulated heat-stable protein 1 has product MSSESASAHEQPPSPGSLRLPEGRRMRERSPSPMRGYLIPSPLPTRRTRTFSATTRASEGPTYKGVCKCFCRSKGHGFITPLDGSPDIFVHISDIEGEYVPVTGDEVTYKVCTIPPKNEKLQAVEVVITHLAPGIKHETWSGNAINS; this is encoded by the exons ATGTCTTCAGAATCTGCTTCTGCTCACGAGCAGCCTCCTTCTCCAGGCAGCCTCCGACTCCCAGAAGGGCGGCGGATGAGGGAGCGTTCACCGTCTCCGATGAGAGGCTACCTCATCCCAAGCCCGCTTCCGACGCGGAGGACGCGCACATTTTCAGC GACGACGAGAGCCTCTGAAGGGCCTACCTACAAGGGAGTGTGTAAGTGTTTCTGCCGCTCCAAGGGCCATGGCTTCATCACGCCTCTCGATGGCAGTCCAGACATCTTTGTGCACATTTCCGA CATTGAAGGAGAATACGTCCCGGTGACTGGGGATGAAGTCACCTACAAGGTGTGCACCATCCCTCCGAAGAACGAGAAGCTCCAGGCCGTGGAGGTGGTCATCACTCACCTCGCTCCGGGGATAAAGCACGAGACGTGGTCAGGGAACGCGATCAACTCCTAG